The stretch of DNA CATATATTACAGATGCAGATTATCTGTAATATATGCAGGCGCAGGTTTTTGAGGTCTTGATGGATAATTCATGTAAATAGCCATCAAGGCTTTCTGCTCAGATAAAGGAGCGTGACAATCCATACACTTATTCGCCGATAACTGGTCCATCATCTTCATTTGCCACAATAAACCTGAAGATATTGTTTTGGAGTGCAGGCTCTGTTGCCATTCTGTATACTTTTCTGCATGGCAAGAACCGCATGCCTTCGGATCTAAAGATGCTTCTAATGCTGAATAAATTTTTGGGGGTTCACCGTTAGGTCTTATAGGTCTTTCCCAGTATTTTTCCACTGTATCATACCTCTCCTTACAAGAAAAAAGAAAGGCAAGGGTAATGAAAATAACCCCTGCACACGAATTTTTTATTACCCACCGCATGGCATAGGCAGTGTGCCACCACCTCCTCCGCCACCACCTGAAGGTGGAGGTGGTGTAGCACCCTTTGTAGGCATAAGCATGCTTTTTGTGGTCAAGGCTTGAGAGGCAGCTGGAACGGGTATGATATCCGAGATGCTCTTAGTAAAGGTGTCTATAACATAAATTATAGGGTTAGCTCTATCATTTATAAAGACCTTGCGCCCATCAGAGGTAAAAGTCATGACCGCTGAAGTGGTATTATAAACGAGATTTATCCTGTGGGAAACTGGGAAAGGAGGATTGCCATTTCCTGCAAAGCCCCTATAACTAACTACACCGACTTGACCATATCCAGGTGTTATGCCCACTATGTACACCTCGTCTCCTTTCACTACATTACCGTTAGACTTTCGGACCACATTTACGGGTCTCATATCATCGGTGAAGGGTGCTATAGGTATTCCATCGGTTATATAAGAGGGTCCTGGGTCAGATGGATTTACTTTTTCTAAATAACCTGTGGATACAAATCCGGAAGCTTTTCGAAAAACATAGTTTACATTGTAAGTTTGCTGGTTTGCTATACCAGAAACCTTACCCGCTTGGTCATAGTTATAAGAGTATATGTACCTCACTTTAATTTGATAAATTTGTCCGTTTGTTAAGTCATCACTATCTATACTGTCAAGACATGAAAAACGGGGCACTATCATCTGTATGAGTCTTATATTGGAAAGATCTGTTACGTCCAGTATATATTCGTGTCCTCTGCATGGATCATTACCCATTGAAGTGTCAAGATTTTCGG from Hydrogenobacter sp. encodes:
- a CDS encoding multiheme c-type cytochrome, with the translated sequence MRWVIKNSCAGVIFITLAFLFSCKERYDTVEKYWERPIRPNGEPPKIYSALEASLDPKACGSCHAEKYTEWQQSLHSKTISSGLLWQMKMMDQLSANKCMDCHAPLSEQKALMAIYMNYPSRPQKPAPAYITDNLHL